One Beggiatoa leptomitoformis DNA segment encodes these proteins:
- a CDS encoding lytic transglycosylase domain-containing protein — MAHFKTLATTFLILLLYFVATIDIPTTVLADQIAKKHGIDPKLFRAVITQESNWNPLAVSSKGAVGLTQLMPSAAQDCGLTDIERYYPYQNLDCGAWHLARNYQEFQSIKKALCAYNAGANRVRRLGACPPFRETEQYVNNIMAIWQR, encoded by the coding sequence ATGGCACACTTTAAAACACTCGCTACGACCTTCTTGATATTGTTGCTATATTTCGTTGCAACGATTGATATTCCAACAACAGTACTCGCCGACCAAATCGCTAAAAAACATGGTATTGACCCGAAATTGTTTCGGGCAGTTATCACTCAAGAATCTAATTGGAATCCGCTAGCTGTCTCATCTAAGGGGGCGGTAGGCTTAACACAACTTATGCCGTCTGCCGCACAAGATTGCGGCTTAACGGACATAGAGCGTTATTATCCTTATCAAAATCTTGATTGTGGTGCATGGCATCTTGCGCGAAACTATCAGGAATTTCAAAGTATTAAAAAAGCCCTTTGTGCCTATAACGCGGGGGCAAATCGGGTGCGCCGTTTAGGGGCATGTCCACCCTTTCGTGAAACAGAACAATATGTAAACAATATTATGGCAATATGGCAACGATAA
- a CDS encoding SPOR domain-containing protein → MTIQNRRLITDAYDPKQRIVGGIVLFLLMLIIYFFLKVVLSVGVSDIEGTYRLHAALPDEVVTANNTGQPTSATVTTNSRTLPTHFVFLGLDGNPITKEDSQQAAQATETISAELPKTGFYYVQAASFREEARALALVNKLREKSLEAEVAKVGDWYTVRLLPQESRRVAEQQLRQLRDRPLSIRGQIKQVE, encoded by the coding sequence ATGACAATACAAAACCGCCGTCTTATCACTGATGCTTATGATCCTAAACAGCGAATTGTTGGAGGAATTGTATTATTTCTGCTCATGCTGATTATTTATTTCTTCTTAAAAGTAGTCTTAAGTGTTGGGGTAAGTGATATAGAAGGTACTTATCGTTTGCATGCAGCCTTACCTGATGAAGTTGTAACCGCCAATAATACGGGGCAACCCACCAGTGCAACGGTAACGACCAATTCACGGACATTGCCTACGCATTTTGTTTTTCTGGGCTTAGATGGTAATCCCATCACAAAAGAAGACAGCCAACAAGCCGCCCAAGCGACAGAAACCATTTCCGCTGAACTCCCAAAAACAGGCTTTTATTATGTTCAAGCCGCAAGCTTTAGAGAAGAAGCCCGCGCGCTTGCTTTGGTTAATAAACTGCGGGAAAAAAGTTTAGAGGCAGAAGTTGCTAAAGTGGGCGATTGGTACACTGTGCGATTACTTCCGCAGGAAAGTCGGCGGGTTGCAGAACAGCAATTGCGTCAATTGCGCGACCGTCCCTTGAGTATCAGAGGGCAAATTAAACAAGTTGAGTAA